A portion of the Sabethes cyaneus chromosome 3, idSabCyanKW18_F2, whole genome shotgun sequence genome contains these proteins:
- the LOC128741996 gene encoding uncharacterized protein LOC128741996 has protein sequence MSYLPYVENFVEISVDDYMADPQFIIETEKNPELHKLIVDEWELDPAIYAILVGHGITVEYLKLSDERALEDVFSVAKWTGHKHALRKKLIQWEESALCPQFPSNTEMPMDVESCVLPGVSEHKLLSTSVTIHLLNDILNRNEKGKIITEHYQMHNKLDSEQRRSLAHTIVDYYIARRRNFPLPDMARFAQLISERFPPEIPEIYYNPRDYKANKKNPSGLIYDRFHNRHKKTLVKNKRVNVLQNLHSKALELSAAEVERLTAFRNWMRNNSEPGEKVFQQWKECFLLRLRSILKDEDVNKQNTIQEWPRLCDKNGYLLVDCDFDILHEGINKTKNLFENWEQFAVHFIKYIQISNIKDHLSLELVMLLDDPNLPLDSRDYIICTVFHAILKPVRASNKKLPTILQAQIDVCRIFDTQQEYKKALCDLREEFTSNNQSLSPRICVIGKPNRFESYFVVTKSLEYQLPSFLRCLDVVLKLKTILGFEYPESCEIFWCFISRFFYNIDYMRKSKNTQLLQLLAYLREHHNELPTVQGTV, from the exons ATGTCATACCTACCTTATGTTGAAAATTTC GTTGAAATAAGTGTTGACGACTACATGGCTGACCCGCAATTCATTATCG aaactgaaaaaaatccgGAACTACACAAACTTATAGTTGATGAGTGGGAATTGGATCCAGCTATTTATGCTATTTTAGTTG GACATGGAATTACGGTAGAATATTTAAAACTATCGGACGAAAGAGCACTCGAAGATGTTTTTTCGGTTGCCAAATGGACAGGGCATAAGCATGCTCTGCGTAAAAAGCTAATTCAATGGGAAGAAAGCGCACTATGTCCACAATTTCCGTCCAATACAGAAATGCCTATGGATGTGGAAAGCTGTGTGTTGCCCGGAGTATCAGAACACAAGCTACTATCAACTAGTGTGACAATTCATTTGCTCAATGATATTTTGAATCGTAATGAAAAGGGCAAAATAATAACCGAACATTACCAAATGCACAACAAATTGGATTCTGAACAACGAAGATCTTTGGCTCATACTATCGTCGATTATTACATTGCTCGTCGCCGCAATTTTCCGCTACCAGACATGGCACGATTCGCCCAGCTCATCTCTGAACGTTTTCCTCCGGAAATCCCG gaAATCTACTATAATCCACGAGACTATAAGGCGAACAAAAAAAACCCATCGGGTTTAATTTATGATCGTTTCCACAATAGACACAAGAAGACTTTGGTTAAGAACAAGCGTGTAAACGTCTTGCAAAATTTGCATTCCAAAGCATTGGAACTTTCGGCTGCAG AGGTTGAAAGATTGACGGCTTTCAGAAACTGGATGCGTAATAATTCAGAACCCGGCGAAAAAGTTTTTCAACAGTGGAAAGAGTGCTTTTTGCTGCGTCTTAGGAGTATTCTAAAAGACGAAgatgtaaataagcaaaataccATTCAAGAATGGCCAAGATTATGTGATAAAAATGGATACTTATTG GTTGATTGCGATTTTGACATCCTACACGAgggaataaacaaaacaaaaaatctgtttGAAAATTGGGAGCAGTTCGCAGTTCACTTTATAAAGTACATTCAGATAAGCAACATAAAAGACCATTTGTCTCTAGAGCTTGTGATGTTATTGGATGACCCAAATTTACCTCTAG ACTCCCGTGACTACATTATTTGCACTGTTTTCCATGCTATTCTAAAGCCGGTTAGGGCATCGAATAAAAAACTACCAACGATTCTTCAGGCGCAAATTGACGTATGCCGTATATTCGATACTCAACAGGAGTACAAAAAGGCGCTCTGTGATTTGCGAGAAGAGTTTACTTCTAATAACCAATCATTGTCACCTAGAATTTGTGTTATTGGAAAACCTAACCGTTTCGAATCATATTTCGTCGTTACCAAATCGCTGGAGTATCAGCTCCCTTCTTTTCTACGTTGCCTGGATGTTGTTCTAAAGCTCAAAACTATCCTTGGGTTTGAGTATCCTGAAAGCTGTGAAATTTTCTGGTGTTTCATCAGTAGATTTTTTTACAATATTGACTACATGCGAAAATCGAAGAACACTCAGTTGTTACAGTTATTAGCATATTTGAGAGAGCACCATAATGAACTGCCAACTGTGCAAGGAACCGTATGA
- the LOC128741997 gene encoding chitobiosyldiphosphodolichol beta-mannosyltransferase, with amino-acid sequence MDTTKTNIENACVIVLGDIGRSPRMQYHVKSLSETRFFVDLIGYVETQPLLDITNNSNVRIHPLIPFPDLNLPTMVKYVFKTMWQALTLLIALISVGRPKFILCQNPPAIPTVIVCQVYCFFARSTKLIIDWHNYTHTILAINSNKNSQIVKMARLIESHFGRKAHVNLCVTRAMQKNLDEIFNIRSTVLYDRPPNQFQPTCIEEKHELFMKLSKTIPLFKGSESDRKETEEFLESSAFTIKYIDGQVKFKPGRSGILISSTSWTPDEDFSILLTALELYEKVATSDVLHYPHLVCIITGKGPLKEYYISIINSKVWKKVSIITPWLENDDYPKLLSTGDLGVCLHYSSSGLDLPMKIVDMFGSGLPVCAIKFQCLEELVRHGENGFVFDNAAELSELICTWFRNFPNNFAIINHKEVINQNLTKFQQLRWDENWKKNVQNILDRL; translated from the exons ATGGACACTACTAAAACAAATATAGAAAATGCTTGCGTCATCGTATTGGGCGATATTGGTAGGAGCCCGCGAATGCAATATCATGTTAAAAGCCTCTCTGAGACCCGATTCTTTGTTGATTTGATTGGCTATGTAGAGACACAACCACTGCTTGATATAACAAATAACTCTAATGTGAGAATTCACCCACTAATTCCGTTCCCGGACTTGAATCTTCCCACCATGGTGAAATatgtttttaaaacaatgtggcAAGCGCTAACTTTGCTGATTGCGCTTATCAGCGTTGGAAGACCTAAATTCATACTATGCCAAAATCCTCCGGCGATTCCAACAGTAATTGTTTGTCAGGTATACTGCTTTTTTGCGAGATCCACGAAACTAATTATTGACTGGCACAACTATACGCATACTATTTTGGCGATAAATTCTAATAAAAATAGTCAAATTGTTAAGATGGCAAGGCTAATTGAGTCTCATTTCGGTCGAAAAGCGCATGTCAATTTGTGTGTGACGAGGGCGATGCAAAAGAACCTAGACGAAATTTTCAACATAAG ATCAACGGTCTTGTATGACCGGCCACCAAACCAATTTCAACCTACTTGTATCGAAGAAAAACATGAGCTATTCATGAAGCTATCGAAAACGATTCCGTTGTTTAAGGGAAGTGAATCTGATCGAAAGGAAactgaagagtttcttgagTCATCAGCATTTACCATAAAGTATATTGATGGACAGGTTAAATTCAAACCTGGTCGATCGGGAATCTTGATATCTAGCACTAGCTGGACTCCTGACGAGGATTTTAGCATTTTGCTTACCGCACTAGAACTGTACGAAAAGGTGGCGACTAGTGATGTTTTGCATTATCCGCACTTGGTCTGTATTATAACAGGCAAGGGACCATTAAAGGAATACTACATATCAATAATAAACAGCAAAGTGTGGAAAAAAGTAAGTATCATCACACCGTGGCTAGAAAATGATGATTATCCTAAGTTACTAAGCACTGGTGATTTGGGGGTGTGTCTGCACTACAGCTCTAGTGGCTTAGATCTGCCCATGAAGATAGTCGATATGTTTGGTTCTGGACTACCCGTGTGCGCAATCAAGTTTCAGTG CCTCGAGGAGCTAGTGCGTCATGGAGAAAATGGTTTTGTTTTTGATAATGCTGCGGAGCTTTCTGAATTAATCTGTACGTGGTTTCGAAACTTTCCTAACAATTTCGCCATAATCAATCACAAGGAAGTGATCAATCAAAATCTCACAAAATTTCAGCAGCTCCGTTGggacgaaaattggaaaaaaaatgTACAAAATATATTAGACAGGTTATAG